One Hymenobacter psoromatis genomic window, CTTCTTTTTCGGCTGCTTTCAATAGAGGGGGAAGCTCGTTGGTATCGATGAAGTCGGACGCGAGAAAATTGGGGCTGATAAGCAGAATCGCCACCTTGGTCTGCGCAAGCGCCTTTTCAATCTCGACCCGCCACTTATCTCCAGCTCGCAGTTTAGTATCCACCCACACGTTCAGATTAGTTCGTTCTAGTGGTTTGAGGTGTGTTTTCAAGCGTTCCATCCAAGCCTTGTCGCGCTGACTGTAGCTAATGAATACATCAGTGCGGGCAACGGTTGCCTTTCTTGGCGGGACTTTTTTGGCAGGAGATGCCTTTTTGATGGGGACAGATTTCTTGACCGCAGCAGGAGTGGCTTTCTTGGTGGAAGCAGGTTTTTTGGTGGGCATGCGGCTAGCAGTTAAGAAAGTAAAGAAACACCCTATGGGGTTGAATAAGCAGTTGATTTTCTGTAACAGTCACCAATCCAGCAGACCATGTAGTTCTGCCTCTACCGCTTGCCAGCCTTGGTTCAGGTTTACCGTGGCCACCCGAAGCCGGTGGGCAGTGTCGAGGAGTTGATAGGAGTGGCGCAGTTCCCCATCTACCACGGGGTAAAGCAAGAGACCATCTACGGGCCGGCTAAGCTCCTGACGCTGGGCGTGCTGCACATACGCGTAAAGCTGGTAGAGGTGGGTTGAAATAATCTTCTCTTTGTTGTAGTTCTGCTTAAGGGCCTTACGGTAGTACTTGCAGTCCATGATAAGCTTGCGAGTGGGGCTGGTGAGCGACACATCCGTTTGCATGATGGGTAGCACTGCTTTAGCCTCTTTGGTGGCCGGCTTCACTGCCCACTTCAGCGTCTCTGCGGCTACGGTGTACTGCTTCTGACGCCGCAAGTAGAAGTTGCGCACGAACCGCTCGAATAAAGCTGCCATGCGCTTGTCGTTGCCCGTGAAGTTGCGGAACAGCCGTTCGCCAGCTTCCTGCGTGAGTAACACTTCCTCGTGCACCAGCTGGCAGATGCTGAGCAGTAACCGGTAGTGGGCCGTATGTCTGTGTAGTACTACCTGATCATATATCCGGATATCGGGCACGATTATCAGGCTCACATCGGCTAAGCGGATATATAAAGCCCGAATCTCCCGACGCAGCCCCTTATTTAGCTCCTCAGCGGTGAGTAGGTGATGCAGGGCGGACTTTAGCAGCCGGTTCACAGGTACGTCGTGGCTCAGATCGTCGAAGGCACACCAACCCCGAGCCGTCATCAGAGTCTGCTGCCGGATGGATTCGCTGAGAAGGAGCTTGCCGCGCAGCCGGCCGGTCAGCTCCACTTCGGGCACGTAGTCGCGGGCCAGACCGCGCTTGAGCACGTGCGTAGTGCCCTGCACCAGCACCCGTGCCAGCAGGTCGAGCATCGAGTCAGCGGGCTCTGCCGTTACGGCTACTTCTTCGGCCTCGTCGAGCTGGTCCCAGGCGTAGGTGAGTAGGTGGTAGAGGTTCTGAACCGGAATGCTCATGCCGGGCCGTGCAGGGCCGCAATGGCTTTGCTGGCCTTAGTTTCGCTATCAAACCAATACTCACGCAGCAGTGGGGCCAGGTCGTGGCTTACAATGGCGT contains:
- a CDS encoding 5-methylcytosine restriction system specificity protein McrC produces the protein MSIPVQNLYHLLTYAWDQLDEAEEVAVTAEPADSMLDLLARVLVQGTTHVLKRGLARDYVPEVELTGRLRGKLLLSESIRQQTLMTARGWCAFDDLSHDVPVNRLLKSALHHLLTAEELNKGLRREIRALYIRLADVSLIIVPDIRIYDQVVLHRHTAHYRLLLSICQLVHEEVLLTQEAGERLFRNFTGNDKRMAALFERFVRNFYLRRQKQYTVAAETLKWAVKPATKEAKAVLPIMQTDVSLTSPTRKLIMDCKYYRKALKQNYNKEKIISTHLYQLYAYVQHAQRQELSRPVDGLLLYPVVDGELRHSYQLLDTAHRLRVATVNLNQGWQAVEAELHGLLDW